In Thermospira aquatica, the following proteins share a genomic window:
- the mtaB gene encoding tRNA (N(6)-L-threonylcarbamoyladenosine(37)-C(2))-methylthiotransferase MtaB: MKVTLVTVGCKLNQFESDALAQKLRESGFEVVGSIDKADVVVINTCTVTNSADSKSRQHMKQAKREGKKVVVTGCYATTDGEEILNRGLADIILPNDKKFTLPSLLLESPEEKQEDFPLVVEYERTRAYLKIQDGCNRFCSYCKIPYARGRSRSLPLPEVVRRFRELISGGYKEIILTGVNISDYQDKEATLFTLVSRLLEEKGDFRIRLSSLQPDQFEEAFLTLLHHPKLTPHFHLSLQSGSSEVLQRMRRHYTAEFFLTLCEKIRLARKDTALTTDIIVGFPKETEEEFQKTVELVQKVRFSRVHLFSYSPRAGTWAASQAQLPEELKKRRLHELEQKAIASAESWVKETLLGKPSTVLVEESTDEYSYGYTEHYLYARVKGNFPQNSFIQCMPTDTWIHQGAVSIKGESPSA; the protein is encoded by the coding sequence GTGAAAGTTACTCTTGTTACCGTTGGCTGTAAACTCAACCAATTTGAATCAGACGCCCTTGCTCAAAAACTCAGAGAAAGCGGTTTTGAGGTCGTTGGCTCAATTGATAAAGCCGATGTCGTGGTCATCAACACCTGTACCGTTACCAATAGCGCTGATAGTAAATCCCGACAACACATGAAACAAGCCAAACGAGAGGGGAAAAAGGTCGTCGTAACAGGGTGCTACGCCACCACAGACGGAGAAGAGATTCTCAACAGAGGACTTGCTGACATCATCCTTCCCAATGACAAAAAGTTTACACTTCCTTCCCTCCTGCTCGAATCCCCTGAGGAAAAACAAGAAGATTTCCCCCTTGTTGTAGAATACGAGAGAACACGTGCCTATCTCAAGATTCAGGATGGCTGTAACCGTTTCTGTAGCTACTGCAAGATCCCCTATGCCCGTGGCAGGAGCCGGTCTCTTCCCCTCCCCGAGGTGGTGAGACGGTTCCGGGAGTTGATTTCTGGTGGGTACAAAGAAATCATTCTCACCGGGGTTAATATCAGCGACTACCAGGACAAAGAAGCCACACTCTTCACACTCGTGTCCCGCTTGCTCGAAGAAAAAGGAGACTTTCGTATCCGTCTTTCCTCTCTCCAACCCGATCAGTTTGAAGAGGCCTTTCTCACGCTCCTGCACCATCCCAAACTAACCCCACACTTTCACCTTTCCCTCCAGTCAGGAAGCTCTGAGGTGCTTCAGCGGATGCGCCGTCATTACACCGCCGAGTTTTTCCTCACCCTCTGTGAGAAAATTCGCCTTGCACGCAAGGACACCGCGCTTACCACGGATATCATTGTAGGTTTCCCCAAAGAAACAGAAGAAGAGTTTCAAAAAACTGTAGAACTTGTCCAAAAAGTCCGTTTTAGTCGAGTCCACCTTTTCTCATATTCCCCTCGAGCCGGCACATGGGCTGCCTCTCAAGCTCAACTCCCCGAGGAACTCAAAAAACGTCGCCTCCATGAACTCGAGCAAAAAGCCATAGCCTCTGCAGAATCATGGGTAAAAGAAACGCTCCTCGGAAAACCCTCCACGGTTCTCGTTGAAGAAAGTACAGACGAATATTCCTACGGGTATACCGAACACTACCTCTACGCCAGGGTTAAAGGAAACTTCCCCCAAAACAGTTTCATCCAATGTATGCCTACCGATACCTGGATCCATCAAGGCGCTGTCAGTATAAAAGGGGAGTCACCGTCTGCATAG
- a CDS encoding polysaccharide deacetylase family protein yields the protein MKRIALVFMVTSLVVLGFADLSRKPQTNITGLLIVLGNEPFTSFGIKVDETNTVIIHPLFQNKVKKLSQETYEWKGYMYTGQELIDGSTSASLKKANALVLSNQTYFFPMKWKKIKRK from the coding sequence ATGAAAAGAATAGCTCTTGTTTTCATGGTTACATCACTTGTCGTCCTGGGATTCGCCGATCTCTCAAGAAAACCTCAGACCAATATCACGGGTCTTCTCATTGTCCTGGGCAATGAACCCTTTACCTCTTTTGGCATCAAAGTGGATGAAACCAATACCGTGATAATTCACCCCCTCTTTCAGAACAAGGTCAAAAAACTCTCTCAAGAAACTTACGAATGGAAAGGCTACATGTATACCGGGCAGGAGTTGATCGATGGATCTACGTCTGCTTCCCTCAAAAAAGCCAATGCGCTTGTGCTTTCCAACCAGACCTACTTCTTCCCGATGAAATGGAAAAAAATAAAAAGAAAATAA
- a CDS encoding Crp/Fnr family transcriptional regulator, translating to MADVFQTILLKKGVIPLVEGQPPQDSFYIIKQGSVKQTNSFMSHIAQENKTLGVGDFFGVVDCMARRPNLYTIEALEDTTLIQIRRDQFDILIQQNTPIAMKILRFFSQKLRLYDGILTLISGQKQIFEDPVHLYDLAYFYENKMRNYKAAIYGYVRYCQQCPSGTKIAQAKEAILRLYKQHGKQLEFHEPDVKDFYVTFEDKDIIFLENEIGNNLYIIQNGEVKIIKVVNNQEILLNVLKTGDIFGEMAILENKPRNATAVASGRVLLMSISKENFGTLVEKHPQIATKIITLLSDRIWFLQRHIFNMMITDYETRLYDALYIQALKSRVDIVPKLRYTFSLTFEDLLKFTALNNPEGYRILQNILSNKTLFDLDNQKIVCKDVSQLQRPRNLLLRYLDRDLQYKLGSVFSEKSGA from the coding sequence TTGGCCGACGTTTTTCAAACCATTTTACTTAAAAAGGGAGTTATACCCCTTGTTGAGGGACAGCCGCCACAGGATTCCTTTTATATTATTAAACAGGGGAGTGTGAAACAGACCAATAGTTTTATGTCCCATATTGCCCAGGAAAACAAAACCTTGGGGGTGGGGGATTTTTTTGGGGTTGTAGATTGCATGGCCCGTCGGCCCAATCTCTATACGATTGAAGCGCTTGAAGATACCACGCTCATTCAGATTCGCAGGGATCAGTTTGACATTTTAATTCAACAGAATACGCCTATCGCAATGAAGATCTTGCGTTTTTTTAGCCAGAAATTACGTCTTTATGATGGAATTCTTACTTTGATATCGGGGCAAAAACAGATTTTTGAAGACCCTGTTCATCTCTACGATCTGGCATATTTTTACGAGAACAAAATGCGTAATTATAAAGCGGCTATTTATGGATACGTTCGCTATTGTCAGCAGTGTCCTTCGGGAACAAAGATTGCTCAGGCAAAGGAGGCGATACTGCGCTTGTATAAACAGCACGGGAAACAACTAGAGTTTCATGAACCGGATGTGAAGGATTTCTATGTTACCTTTGAAGACAAAGATATTATCTTTCTCGAGAATGAGATCGGGAACAATCTGTACATTATCCAGAATGGAGAGGTGAAAATTATCAAGGTGGTGAATAACCAGGAGATCTTACTCAATGTTTTAAAGACCGGGGATATTTTTGGAGAGATGGCGATTCTTGAAAATAAACCGAGAAATGCGACAGCAGTTGCCTCTGGCAGAGTGCTTCTCATGTCTATTTCAAAAGAGAATTTTGGTACTCTCGTAGAGAAGCATCCCCAGATAGCAACAAAGATTATTACCTTACTTTCGGATCGTATATGGTTTTTGCAGAGACATATTTTTAACATGATGATTACGGATTATGAAACTCGTCTTTATGATGCTTTGTATATCCAGGCGCTGAAGTCGCGTGTAGACATTGTTCCTAAACTTCGGTATACCTTTTCTCTGACGTTTGAAGATCTTTTGAAATTTACGGCGCTCAATAATCCGGAAGGTTATCGGATACTTCAGAATATACTTTCAAACAAAACGCTTTTTGATCTTGACAATCAAAAGATTGTTTGTAAGGATGTTTCCCAGCTTCAAAGGCCAAGAAATCTGCTTTTGCGATATCTGGACAGGGATCTCCAGTATAAATTGGGAAGTGTGTTTTCAGAAAAGTCGGGTGCGTAA
- the trpB gene encoding tryptophan synthase subunit beta encodes MKKYFGEFGGVYVPESFTPILQELEEAYEEAKNDPQFQEEFHSYLKDYVGRPSPLSYARRISEDIGCRVYLKREDLNHTGAHKINNTIGQILLARRMGKTRVIAETGAGQHGVATATVCAMMGMECEIYMGKLDVERQFLNVLRMELLGATVHLVEEGSQTLKDAMNEAFRDWLANVQTTHYLIGSVAGPHPYPTIVRDFQSVIGYETREQILARENRLPDYMIACVGGGSNAMGFFYPFLEDEQVHLIGVEAGGLGIEVGKHAATLNFGTPGVLHGSKTKVLLDTYGQVMPVHSISAGLDYPGVGPEVAYLHSIGRLEASFVTDDEAMQGLIYLSRNEGIIPALESSHAVGYLLKHRNRFKDSDVVVVNVSGRGDKDMNTVYDYLKKKGGW; translated from the coding sequence ATGAAAAAATATTTTGGGGAATTTGGTGGGGTATATGTTCCCGAATCATTTACTCCTATTCTCCAGGAGCTGGAAGAGGCTTATGAGGAGGCGAAAAATGATCCACAATTTCAGGAGGAGTTTCACTCTTATCTGAAGGATTATGTTGGCAGGCCATCCCCTCTTTCGTATGCGAGGCGGATTTCTGAGGATATAGGTTGTCGTGTGTATCTCAAGCGAGAGGATCTCAATCATACGGGGGCGCACAAGATTAACAATACCATTGGTCAGATTTTGCTTGCCAGACGTATGGGGAAGACGCGTGTTATTGCTGAAACGGGGGCCGGGCAGCATGGAGTAGCTACCGCCACTGTGTGTGCCATGATGGGGATGGAATGTGAAATATATATGGGGAAGCTCGATGTAGAGCGTCAGTTTCTCAATGTGTTACGCATGGAGCTTCTAGGAGCCACGGTTCATCTGGTAGAGGAGGGTAGTCAGACACTGAAAGACGCGATGAACGAGGCTTTTCGAGATTGGTTGGCCAATGTTCAGACTACACATTATCTGATTGGCAGTGTTGCCGGGCCACATCCTTATCCAACGATTGTGCGGGATTTTCAATCGGTGATTGGGTATGAGACTCGCGAACAGATTTTGGCCAGAGAGAACCGACTTCCTGATTATATGATTGCCTGTGTAGGGGGAGGATCAAATGCGATGGGTTTTTTCTATCCTTTTCTGGAGGATGAACAGGTTCATCTCATAGGGGTAGAGGCAGGAGGATTGGGTATAGAGGTAGGCAAGCATGCGGCAACACTCAATTTTGGTACCCCCGGTGTTCTCCATGGGAGCAAAACAAAGGTACTTCTGGATACGTACGGGCAGGTAATGCCAGTGCACTCGATTTCCGCCGGGCTGGATTATCCCGGTGTTGGTCCAGAGGTGGCGTATCTTCACAGTATCGGCAGACTCGAGGCATCTTTTGTCACTGATGATGAGGCAATGCAGGGGCTTATTTATCTCTCGAGGAATGAAGGGATTATCCCCGCTCTTGAGTCGAGCCATGCTGTAGGATATCTTCTTAAGCATAGGAACCGTTTTAAAGATTCTGATGTTGTGGTTGTGAATGTGTCTGGTCGTGGGGATAAAGACATGAATACGGTTTATGATTATTTAAAGAAAAAAGGAGGTTGGTGA
- a CDS encoding Gfo/Idh/MocA family protein, producing the protein MLKIGIVGTGHMGKYHINTLSMISGIQFSSICDINESEVKALGQKYGVKAYTDYESFLNTVDAVIIAVPTYLHYKYASTALLKGKHVLVEKPITKTLYFAEKLFNIAVQKKLVLQVGHVERFNAAVQELTKIVQKPYLIQAQRMGPQSRIRDVGVVLDLMIHDVDIVLSLARSPVAYVEAYGERIYSNFEDVASALISFENGVVASITASRVTQAKMRHLAVSQADAYIFLNYDTQEITITRQPQAQYEVGREELKYRQESLVERVFVHRDNALKLEQQHFIDCILHNRTPIKTPEEDLAALDVTKQITDKIYRVWRSR; encoded by the coding sequence ATGCTGAAGATTGGCATTGTTGGAACAGGGCATATGGGAAAATACCATATCAATACGCTCTCTATGATTTCAGGGATTCAATTTTCTTCGATTTGTGATATCAATGAGTCAGAGGTAAAAGCCCTGGGACAGAAATATGGGGTGAAGGCTTATACAGACTATGAGAGTTTTTTAAATACTGTTGATGCTGTGATTATTGCTGTGCCAACGTATCTTCACTATAAATACGCTTCTACGGCTTTACTGAAAGGGAAACATGTGCTGGTAGAAAAACCAATTACCAAGACGTTGTATTTTGCAGAGAAGCTTTTTAATATTGCTGTTCAAAAGAAGCTTGTACTTCAGGTTGGACATGTGGAGCGTTTTAACGCGGCAGTTCAGGAACTAACAAAGATTGTACAAAAGCCTTATCTGATACAGGCTCAGAGAATGGGTCCTCAGAGTCGTATTCGTGATGTGGGTGTGGTTCTGGATCTTATGATTCATGATGTGGATATTGTGCTCTCTCTGGCCAGATCTCCTGTGGCTTATGTGGAGGCGTACGGAGAAAGAATCTACTCGAATTTTGAGGATGTGGCGAGTGCCCTTATTAGTTTTGAAAATGGGGTAGTGGCTTCGATTACAGCAAGTCGTGTAACCCAGGCAAAGATGAGGCATCTGGCGGTTTCTCAGGCAGATGCGTATATTTTTCTGAATTATGATACGCAGGAAATTACCATTACTCGTCAGCCCCAGGCGCAGTATGAGGTGGGGAGGGAGGAGCTTAAATACAGGCAAGAAAGTCTTGTGGAGCGTGTGTTTGTTCATAGGGATAATGCTTTAAAGCTTGAACAACAGCATTTTATTGATTGTATTTTGCATAATCGTACTCCTATCAAAACACCGGAAGAAGATCTGGCTGCTCTTGATGTTACCAAGCAGATCACAGATAAAATCTATCGTGTGTGGAGAAGTCGATGA
- the rpoC gene encoding DNA-directed RNA polymerase subunit beta' produces MKISSPFGSISIQLASPELIKKTAYGEVKKADTIGYRTQKPDRDGLFCERIFGPIKDYECNCGKFKSIRYKGVVCDRCGVEITESKVRRQRTGYIALATPVAHIWYYRIVPSKLALILDITSSDVQSILYFEKYIVIDPGETDLLPKQVLTDDEYEEYREKYQETFVADTGAMAIKKILQNMDLDNEIAMLRAEIMSKSSSKIDKKVLKRLEILEEIRASGNKLEWMILDVIPVIPPDLRPMVALEGGRFASSDINELYRQLINRNNRLKRLLSLHSPDLIVKNEMRMVQDAVDSLFDNSRRSHPKTGSGDRPLKSLSDILKGKQGRFRQNLLGKRVDYSGRSVIIVGPNLKLHQCGLPKQMALELFKPFVMRGLTEQGYANNIKAAKRMIESEHEVVWAILEEVVKDHPVLLNRAPTLHRLGIQAFEPVLIEEKAIQLHPLVCHAYNADFDGDQMAVHVPLTPEAQIEAWMLMLSSRNLLNPANGKPIVYPTQDMVLGIYYLTKPAQRTENTALKAFDSYEELLINLDRRIVRLNDSIRYKFQGEWIETSVGRVIFNEIVPEKLRFVNDTLTGKKIENLISQCYRLYGIKETAFFLDNLKAIGYKYATLGGMTISLADVEIPDAKYDLVAKAEKEIEKIDQNAKKGLITPEERYNQVIDNWATANEKIKKMVEEALKKSQGGFNPLYIMMDSGARGSREQIRQLAGMRGLMAKPSGDIIELAIKSNFKEGLSVLEYFISSHGARKGLADTALKTADAGYLTRKLVDIAQDVVVTEHDCGTVRGLDIGAIREGDEIIQPLKERVLGKVVLTNVYDPRTGELIAAANEVLDEEKVNKIEEAGIETVRIRSVLTCEAQRGVCALCYGWDLSVKRLVNIGEAVGIIAAESIGQPGTQLTMRTFHIGGVAAAQLEENQLKLNYDVVIVKMPDNLIEREFNSRPARICARKGYINVRKILKSFKRDEILPGGDLTALDGKEFFSETSLFTLKDGTEAKFGRKVVVYVREDGIHVCEANTYEYNLKIGSFIFYKVGDVVPRGNEIATFDPYNDLYIAEKGGRVMYAVEIVDGVETKNKHMIMLVNDAGETVEHFTVMAGTQLAVEEGTVVKAGDVVARRPLAKRRTKDIIGGLPRVTELFESRKPKVPTVIAKVRGVVEFVEQRKGKYVVGVRAKNGEVFNHVIPLGRNIYVRVGDKVNAGEPLCDGVVSSHDILRVMGYTAVNEFLLDEIQEVYRLQGVDISEKHISVVIRQMLRKVEVIDPGDTNFIMGQLIEKNQFYAENARVFEQGGQPAKSRPVLLGLTKASLLTTSFLSAASFQETPKVLSSAALRKAVDKLEGLKENLVVGQLVPAGTGIRTYQNIKLKIKEKV; encoded by the coding sequence ATGAAGATATCATCACCTTTTGGTTCGATTTCGATACAACTGGCCTCACCTGAGCTTATTAAAAAGACAGCTTACGGTGAGGTAAAAAAAGCGGATACGATTGGTTACCGAACGCAAAAACCCGATCGTGATGGGCTTTTCTGTGAAAGGATCTTTGGGCCCATCAAAGACTATGAATGTAACTGTGGAAAATTTAAGTCTATACGTTACAAAGGTGTAGTATGTGATCGTTGTGGTGTGGAGATTACAGAATCCAAGGTGAGACGACAGAGAACAGGGTATATTGCTCTGGCAACACCGGTGGCACATATCTGGTATTACCGTATTGTTCCCAGCAAACTGGCGCTTATTTTGGATATTACATCTTCTGATGTGCAAAGTATTCTCTATTTTGAAAAATATATTGTTATTGATCCCGGTGAAACAGATCTTTTGCCTAAACAGGTCTTGACCGATGATGAGTATGAAGAATACAGAGAAAAATACCAGGAAACCTTTGTTGCAGATACTGGAGCCATGGCTATCAAGAAGATCCTTCAGAATATGGATCTGGATAACGAGATTGCCATGCTTCGGGCTGAGATCATGAGTAAATCCAGTAGTAAGATTGATAAGAAGGTTCTGAAGCGTCTGGAGATACTGGAGGAGATTCGTGCTTCAGGGAATAAGCTTGAATGGATGATTCTGGACGTTATTCCTGTTATTCCCCCTGATTTGCGTCCTATGGTGGCTCTGGAAGGGGGAAGGTTTGCGAGTTCGGATATCAATGAGCTTTATCGTCAGTTGATCAACCGCAATAACCGTCTCAAGAGACTTCTGTCGCTTCATTCTCCTGATCTTATCGTCAAGAATGAGATGAGAATGGTCCAGGATGCTGTGGATTCATTGTTTGATAATTCGCGACGTTCTCATCCCAAAACAGGCTCAGGAGATCGTCCTCTTAAGTCGTTGTCCGACATTCTGAAGGGGAAACAGGGACGTTTTCGACAGAATCTTCTGGGAAAGCGAGTGGATTATTCTGGTCGATCCGTGATTATTGTGGGGCCAAATCTCAAACTTCATCAGTGTGGACTTCCAAAACAGATGGCTCTAGAGCTTTTTAAACCCTTTGTGATGCGTGGACTTACGGAACAGGGCTATGCGAACAATATAAAAGCAGCCAAACGAATGATTGAGAGTGAACATGAAGTGGTGTGGGCTATTCTTGAGGAGGTGGTCAAGGATCATCCTGTGCTTCTCAACCGAGCTCCCACACTCCATCGTTTGGGTATCCAAGCTTTTGAACCGGTTTTGATCGAGGAAAAAGCTATTCAGCTTCATCCGCTTGTCTGTCATGCCTATAATGCAGACTTTGATGGAGACCAGATGGCGGTTCATGTGCCGCTTACTCCTGAGGCTCAGATTGAGGCATGGATGTTGATGCTTTCTTCAAGAAACTTGTTGAACCCGGCAAATGGGAAGCCTATTGTGTATCCGACACAGGATATGGTGTTGGGTATTTATTATCTTACGAAACCGGCGCAGCGGACTGAAAATACGGCCTTGAAAGCTTTTGACAGTTATGAAGAATTGCTCATCAATTTGGACAGGCGTATTGTGCGTTTGAATGATAGTATTCGTTACAAATTTCAGGGTGAATGGATTGAAACCTCTGTAGGACGTGTGATTTTTAACGAGATTGTGCCTGAGAAACTGCGTTTTGTGAACGATACACTCACGGGCAAAAAGATAGAGAATTTGATTTCTCAATGTTATCGTCTCTATGGAATTAAAGAGACGGCATTTTTCCTTGACAATCTCAAGGCTATTGGATACAAGTATGCGACGCTCGGAGGTATGACCATTTCTCTCGCTGATGTGGAGATTCCTGATGCAAAATATGATCTTGTGGCGAAAGCAGAAAAAGAGATAGAAAAAATTGATCAGAATGCGAAGAAAGGTCTCATTACTCCAGAAGAGCGTTACAACCAGGTGATTGATAATTGGGCTACTGCTAACGAGAAGATTAAAAAGATGGTGGAAGAGGCCTTGAAAAAGAGTCAGGGTGGATTTAACCCTCTCTATATCATGATGGATTCCGGTGCTCGTGGAAGCCGTGAACAGATCCGTCAGCTGGCTGGGATGCGTGGTCTCATGGCAAAACCCAGTGGAGATATTATCGAACTGGCTATTAAGTCAAATTTTAAAGAAGGTCTTTCAGTGCTGGAGTACTTTATTTCGAGCCATGGTGCACGAAAAGGTCTCGCAGATACTGCGTTAAAGACCGCTGATGCAGGATATTTGACACGTAAGCTGGTAGATATTGCTCAGGATGTGGTAGTGACTGAGCATGATTGTGGGACGGTAAGGGGACTGGATATTGGGGCTATCAGAGAGGGAGATGAGATTATTCAACCCCTCAAGGAACGTGTTCTTGGTAAGGTGGTCCTCACGAATGTGTATGATCCGAGAACGGGTGAGTTGATTGCTGCTGCTAATGAGGTTCTGGATGAAGAGAAGGTCAACAAAATTGAAGAGGCTGGTATAGAAACTGTTCGTATTCGCAGTGTGCTTACCTGTGAAGCTCAGAGAGGTGTGTGTGCCCTCTGTTATGGTTGGGATCTCTCCGTGAAACGACTGGTGAATATCGGTGAAGCTGTGGGTATTATCGCAGCTGAATCTATTGGTCAGCCGGGTACACAGCTGACCATGAGAACCTTCCATATTGGTGGTGTGGCCGCTGCTCAGCTTGAAGAGAATCAGCTTAAACTTAACTATGATGTGGTGATTGTCAAGATGCCGGATAATCTCATCGAGAGAGAATTTAATAGTCGGCCAGCCCGTATCTGTGCGAGAAAAGGATATATCAACGTCCGTAAGATTCTTAAGAGTTTTAAGAGGGATGAGATTTTACCTGGAGGAGATTTAACAGCTCTGGATGGAAAAGAGTTTTTTAGTGAGACATCTCTTTTTACACTCAAGGATGGAACAGAAGCCAAGTTTGGTCGCAAGGTAGTAGTGTATGTGAGGGAAGATGGTATCCATGTGTGTGAGGCTAATACCTACGAATACAATCTCAAAATAGGCTCTTTTATCTTCTATAAGGTCGGGGATGTTGTTCCAAGAGGAAATGAGATTGCCACCTTTGATCCTTACAATGATTTGTACATTGCTGAAAAGGGTGGTCGGGTGATGTACGCTGTTGAGATTGTTGATGGTGTCGAGACAAAGAATAAGCATATGATCATGCTTGTCAATGATGCTGGAGAAACTGTGGAACACTTTACCGTGATGGCGGGCACACAGCTTGCTGTTGAAGAGGGTACCGTGGTAAAAGCGGGTGATGTTGTTGCTCGACGACCACTAGCAAAACGTCGAACCAAAGATATTATCGGAGGTCTGCCTCGTGTGACGGAACTCTTTGAGTCTCGTAAGCCAAAGGTGCCTACGGTGATAGCCAAGGTTCGTGGAGTAGTGGAGTTTGTAGAACAGCGGAAGGGCAAGTATGTTGTGGGCGTCCGTGCGAAAAATGGCGAGGTGTTTAACCATGTTATCCCCCTGGGTCGCAATATCTATGTGCGAGTTGGGGATAAGGTCAATGCGGGAGAGCCTCTCTGCGATGGTGTGGTCAGTTCTCATGATATTCTCCGTGTGATGGGATACACAGCGGTGAATGAATTCTTGCTGGATGAGATCCAGGAGGTTTATCGCTTGCAGGGTGTAGATATCAGTGAGAAGCACATTAGTGTGGTTATCCGTCAGATGCTTCGCAAAGTAGAGGTTATTGATCCAGGTGATACCAACTTTATCATGGGACAGCTCATAGAGAAAAACCAGTTCTATGCTGAGAATGCCCGGGTGTTTGAGCAGGGAGGGCAACCAGCGAAGTCCCGCCCTGTGCTTTTGGGACTCACCAAGGCATCGTTGTTGACGACGAGTTTTCTCTCGGCAGCGTCTTTCCAGGAGACACCAAAGGTGCTTTCGAGTGCAGCACTCCGCAAAGCTGTGGATAAGTTGGAAGGTCTCAAGGAAAACCTGGTGGTGGGTCAGCTTGTTCCTGCAGGAACAGGTATCCGTACCTACCAGAACATCAAGCTTAAGATTAAAGAAAAGGTTTAA